CGATGCACATCGCAGGGTGCTGGCGGTCGTGCGGTATCTCGCGGAGTCCTGAGCCGTCGTACTTCGCGATTCCAGGTGCAGACCTGCACACGGCGCCGAGTGCGGCTAGTGTGCGAACATGGCAACTGTCCTCGACTGGATCGCGCACTCCGGTGTCGTACAAGGTGTGATTATCGGCGCCACGCTGGCATTCTTGACGGCCGTCGTCGTCTTGAACAGCGTGGCCAGGTCGATCACGACAACCGTGAACGGCTGGCGGTCGATCCGACGATCGGGCCAGCCCGACAACGGAATCCTTGTGCGAGCCGCGTGTGCCAAAGCGCTTCCTGCCGTCAACGCGTTCGAAGAGGCCGCCTACTGGACGACCACGGTCGATGAGTCAGGGCAAACCTTGAACGGGAGGAATGAGTACGTTCTACAGTTTCCGGCTGGCCAGTTGCCGCCGAACGACGCCTTCTGGTCTCTCACGGTGACGGATTCAGTCGGGTACATGGTGAGCAATCCGATGGGTCGCTCGAGTTTCAACGACCGTTCGCAGCTCACGCGGAGCTCCGACGGGTCGATCGCCATCTACCTGCAGCGAAACGCTCCTGCCGGGCACGAAGAGAACTGGCTGCCGACTCCGGCCGGCACATTCAAGCTGATGCTGCGTGCCTATCTTCCAGGCCCAGCAGTTGTCGATGGCACGTATCGCGTGCCCCCGGTCGTCAAGGCTCAGCATCAAGGCGCAGCGGCATGAACCGGCTGATTCTGAAATACGGCTATCCCATCACGATCGTCATCCTGGCGATCTTTGCATGGGTCATCTACCAGCGGTTGGCGGGCGGCTGGAGCGCGATCATCCCGCTCGCCGTGGCGGCAGTGGTCGTCTGGGTGCTCGGCGCAGCAGTTTTCATCTACGTCTGGCCGCGCAT
The Rathayibacter sp. SW19 DNA segment above includes these coding regions:
- a CDS encoding DUF1214 domain-containing protein, with translation MATVLDWIAHSGVVQGVIIGATLAFLTAVVVLNSVARSITTTVNGWRSIRRSGQPDNGILVRAACAKALPAVNAFEEAAYWTTTVDESGQTLNGRNEYVLQFPAGQLPPNDAFWSLTVTDSVGYMVSNPMGRSSFNDRSQLTRSSDGSIAIYLQRNAPAGHEENWLPTPAGTFKLMLRAYLPGPAVVDGTYRVPPVVKAQHQGAAA